A single Lactuca sativa cultivar Salinas chromosome 8, Lsat_Salinas_v11, whole genome shotgun sequence DNA region contains:
- the LOC111896131 gene encoding ubiquitin-conjugating enzyme E2 2, whose product MSTPARKRLMRDFKRLQQDPPAGISGAPQDNNIMLWNAVIFGPDDSPWDGGTFKLALQYSEDYPNKAPTVRFVSRMFHPNIYADGSICLDILQNQWSPIYDVAAILTSIQSLLCDPNPNSPANSEAARAFSENKREYNRRVREIVEQSWNAD is encoded by the exons ATGTCAACTCCTGCTAGAAAGAGGCTTATGAGGGATTTCAAGAGGTTACAACAAGACCCTCCTGCAGGCATTAGTGGAGCACCCCAAGACAATAATATAATGCTGTGGAATGCTGTAATATTTGG cCCGGATGACAGTCCATGGGATGGAG GTACGTTTAAATTGGCTCTACAATATTCAGAGGATTATCCTAATAAGGCACCAACTGTGAGATTTGTTTCTCGTATGTTCCACCCAAATA TTTATGCTGATGGAAGTATTTGTTTGGACATCTTGCAAAATCAATGGAGTCCTATCTATGATGTTGCTGCTATTCTCACCTCCATCCAG TCGTTGCTTTGCGACCCAAACCCAAACTCTCCTGCGAATTCAGAAGCTGCGCGGGCATTCAGCGAAAATAAACGCGAGTACAACAGGAGAGTGCGAGAGATTGTTGAGCAGAGCTGGAATGCTGACTAA